DNA sequence from the Conger conger chromosome 18, fConCon1.1, whole genome shotgun sequence genome:
CAAACCATGGACATTGAGTTTCAGCAAGTTCTTTTAGCGCTGGGCTAGGACACaatcctgcacccacaccagccctgcttGAATAAATGTCGACACCCCGAACTGAGCCACGTGTCAGGACATAAAAACAGGACCCAGCAAACGcagaaataaaaagatgaatggGGTCACTCTTTCCTTTCAGCTCAAAGTCATCGACTAACAGCTGACTTAAAAAGTCACTCATGCTATCCCTAGATTCAACAGGGGTGACGTGCGATCATTTGCCCGACTCGTTGTTGGAGAGACAAACATGCCACGAGGCGTGGAGTTCTGTGAAGATCTAGACTGTCATGCGTGCCTGTGGCAGAGATCAAATCACAGAGTATGTCGAAGTTGTTAAGCAACCGGGAAATTTTCAGAGCGCTGCGTGCGAGGGTTGCTTGGCAAAGCATTCTGGGAATTTAGGTGAAGTTGCCAGCCCATTTCCCTCCACTGTGCCAAGACCTTACTGGTCTTCCTCTCCCTTGGCAAAAGTGTGCATACCAAAACTATGCCAATACTCAACTCTCAGAAACGGTTATGGGGCCCCATCAAAACAATGCAGTATtgatttaataaatgttttacatcATAGAAAATTGACAAGTCAGCATACACTACAGTGTAATGGTAGCACGTTTAATTTCCCTTTAAAAAGCACAATATGAATCTTGATCCATATTCCCATATCAAGCCAATATATTACTGTACTAACGGCAACTCTGCACTCTTCCGAGAAATGGGAGGGATATCCTATAATGTGATAATATAGAGTTATAGCTGTTTATAGAAAGCTATCGGTGCGGAAAAGCACATCGATCCATGCACAGTGGAGAGTGATCCTCGGGCAAAAGTGTGAGATTGAATCCCAAGGCAATGTGGGCCCCACGATACAGGAAATGCCCTTGGATTCGGGGGAAGGTCGGGTCTTCATGCTCACGCACGCAAGGCGCTAATTAAAGGCCACAGAAACGTCAAACCCCTTCAGCCCTCATCCctccattttgaaatgaaactgcaGTAATTGTTTGCTGGGTTGGAAGCTCTTTGATTTTAAAGGTCTGTGAAGCTTTAGAATACTGGAGGTTAGGTGGCCAGTgttagtgcggaagtcctcaggagagtgagtgtgcgtttgtgtaaaTGAGGATAAAATAGAACAATTTCCTTCAAAGCACAAACATCAACTTTACCTCCAGTCACTCACTGATTCATTCAGGCATCAATGGCACTTATACTTCAGTCATGTTGGGTCGGCTTTCAACCGTAACTGAACTGAACTCCCTTCAAATGAAGCTGGGTCAGATGACAGActaaaagacatttttttttgctttggataagggcctgcctgtattattattatttgattgcACAATGACCTACTGTAGCTTCatttaaccttcatttaaaacaagcacattattcacacacagaggaaactGGATGAAGGAGGCTTAAAGCAAAAAAACCTATGAAATGACACATTCATGTGTGATAGACAAAGGTATGTTTCACATCATTGAAATATGAGTGTAATTGACTACAATCTGGCTATTGACTCTGAGCCTGAAGTCATACATAACATGGCAGGGCAGTCATGTGGTGTCACAGCCAAATAAATGGAAGGAATTAAGAAAATTGGCATCCCCTCATTCCACTGCAAGTTCAAGACCATAAAAGTGACATTAGTAAACGTTTGCATCAAAACAATCCTCATTAAATGGGGCCAGTATGTACATCTCATCATAATAGCTAGTTGACATGCTGCATGAGCTTCCAATGAGCTGGCCCACTTTAGCAGAGTAATGTTATCCTGAGTGAACTTTTAAAACAATAAGGCTTTCATCTGTAGGGCTGTGCGTCTGCAAAAtgcttccccctctcccacgTTCGGCATTCCCTCAGAATCGCAAAGGAATCAGTCGTCTTCCACGCAGTGCTGTGTTAGCACGTTAACTCGCTCAAATGCCGTCAAAAGAGCAGAAACAAAGAACCAGCAGggaaacacacgcacaatatGAGGAAACAGCTTGGGAAGAAACTGCAAACATTGAATAATTCATGAGcttttttctgattttataCCCTTATACCAAACCCTcttcaccaaaaaaataaatgaattaatgaataaatgtatCGATCAATCAGTTGACCACATTTTGGAAGAATATTGTTGTTTACAATGGGTGTAAGCAAAAAGAGCATTGTCAGATATAGTAAGTCTATAGCTATAAGCATAGCTAACCTTTTTTGGGCGAGTAAAAGAGTCTTACCAGATATAGTACTGTGTATCAGGGGATCCTAACCCTGTTTCTAGAGATccactgtcctgtaggttttcagttcaaccctaatttggcacacatgATCCTACCATTTAGCAGCTCATTGAAATATCTGGCTGTGGAGTTaggtgttttgttagggttggaggaAAAACTGAGATCTgaaggaacagggttgggaaccactgtagTATACATGTATACTACAGTCTTGCTCCAGGCTGGCATCCTGAAAGTAACCGCAACAGTATTGTGAGGTTTTCTGGAGAAAACAAtgtcccccatcccccccccccccaaggtgTCAATATCGGAGGGGCGGGCTCCTACATCTACGacaccccgccccccaccccggtTAACAAATCACTGGACAGCCCCTCAgacggatcccccaccaccccctggACCCCAGCCCAGATGACCAGACAGCAGCCAAAGGGTAACTGGGGAGGTCTGGTATCTCCATGACGTTTGTACTCTTTTAAACAACTATGTTTTTACTTTAAACTTATTTTCTATGGAGGGTGTGCATTTTGTTCCAGTCATTAATTTCACCTTTAGCAAACACATTAATAGTCTTAAATAGTTACATTTTCAGCTGAATGTTGAACTGATATGTGCCCAGCTGTCTGTGGTTAGTGCTGTACACTGCATCATAATGTATTAGcaacttttcttcttttttttcattatcagGGATCTGTaggaggttttttttatttattttttaccagaAGTGAAATAGTTAAAGGATTTAAAATGCGTATTTGCAGGGTTTAGAAAcatgagggagaggtggaggaggtgatgTCATCGGACAAGCCGTGCTGGAAACAGTGACCAAAAGGTGTTTTTAACACAGAGACTCCGTGAGCTGTGAAAGGAGTGGTTAGGTTTTAAATAGAACAGTGATTCCACCGCGAGGGAGTAACCACTATACTCCCATAATGAGGCTGGCTGTTTGGGGAGGAATTTAAATTGGCTGACTTTAATCGCACATCCTGAAATGCTTGTTGTAATCGCCCTTTTCCGGTCAGAGAGAACGGCAAACCAAATTTGCCCTCCATCGATTGGGACACGTTCTTTGACAGGGCAGACACGTTGTTTGTTTTAAGGGGGGATGTTATTGTACATGCCTGGGCGCTGCCACTTAAACACTGCTTTTCAAAGCaaagatttagatttttttcggATTTATCTTTTGCTTTACATCTTTAGATGTTTATCTCTCAAGTACAAGCTTAAACATTTATTGTTGACCTCTGACCAGATAGTTAGGACTTTTGAACATAAGCATATTTTATTGCTGGGATATCATCAGCAGTGACATTAGATATATTTGAGAATATGCATAGCAAACCATCCAGGTTGTTGTAATTTTATCACAAGTAAGGCTTTCCTCACATTTTATATAGTCAAAGAAAACTAATGAAATATGAAGCAATAGTTCTCATACATCCAGTCCTCTCCTCagctaaaaataaacacattagcTGTAAATCTGTGAAAATAACTACCACCGAAGCACAACTTATCAGCATGAACGTGACGGAGAATGTTGGAAGTAGAATACATTGGTGTCAGCAGAAGAATCTCTTGGCATCAGTCTTGTACAGTATTTTATACAGCTTTCAATAGGCTCCTGTATCTTTATCATGTGTCCTCAGAGATGTGTTTTGTATTATATAGCAGGtttgtataaatataattttgtatttttccagtTGCCCCCACTTACGTGAAGACATTTGCAGGAGAGACATCGCTTTGTCCAGGGTGTGGAAAGGTGGTTTATTTCGGTAAGCACCACCATACTAAACAGAAGTATGAGTACCAGAGACATTATGTTGTGTTCCCCAGGCTTATATCAGGACTGTGCATTGATAAGTCAGTCAGCTGATTTTCCTTAATATTTTTTGAATGTCCATATATTTTTTGGAATTACTTTAAACGTTGGGGTTCCTAACCTTGCCACAAACTCAAACctgtaaaataacaattttcaaacaaataattCAGCACCTATTTCACAGTATTTCAAACCAGACATCGGCttgctgcattttaaaaatctaaaatatgcaGGCGATATTGAACCAAACAGTCCCTGAGCGGGGACCTTGTCCATTAAGCTGGATTAATGTGCAGACTCAGGGCCCATTAGTAAAGCGCTACACCAACACTAACTCTGGACCCTCATGGCATTTTCCCTTGTCCTCTCCTTGAGCACATTCTCATCACATCAAACCAGACATTTTGAGTAACCTAATATAAATGGACTGAAGGCCATATGAGCCAACATATTTGGCAAACCTAACTGTGTCAACATGTTTGTCAAAAGCTGCCAAACTATAAAATTATCTGTAAAAGTTGCCTTTCATTCTGCTCAAACCCCTCCCTGccacaaagaggaaaaaacccCAGCAATTATCAGGTTCACCTTGACAGAGCGGCAACAATCAGTTAATCAATTAGAATGAATTACGCCACTGAAATACAAACCATGCACACCAATTAGGTGATTATGAGTGAATGCAGTGGGTGTATGCCACCAAGCTGTTATGAATCTGCAAATACCTGTGACAACACGGGGGTGTACTACGAGGGAGACTGCAGGGTTAGCAAGCTAAGCTAAGCTCTAACCCTGGCTATGTTAAGCTCCCTTCACATTGCACCCCCAGGTGTGGTACAGCATTACCATGTGACAGATTCCATCATGCTACAAGGGTGCTACTGTAATGACACTTGCAAATGGATCACTTTGCTGCCTTTGAAGTTTATATGATTTTATATGATTCTTaatgaacatacagtactgtgttaaTGGGCAGTGGGTCAGTTAGGGACGTGGAGGGCCAGGgtgtgcaggtttttatttccaccgattaccctggctaaatgagctaattggctgtgTACATCAACACCAGTTCCCTTGAAGATTAGATCACGGTAGCATGTTTCATATAGGGACACAAAAACTTTGGCTATCATTTTGCACtaatcaagaaatgtagctaaaacgTCAGAAACGTtagggctaattaagtaattaaagtAATTAAAGAAGTTGGCCTGAAGATCAGAAACAGATGTGGccctcattgcccacctctggtGCAGTCAATGTCAAACACATTTATCATTCCACATCTGATTTGACTcagaaacccaaacccaaacccaaaacaTGTATTTCTTGATTGGATACCACCAAAATGATCAGATGTGTTATGAAATTTGCGCTTTTGGAGCAGAAGTAATAACAGATTTGGTGATTGACCCTGGCTGGGAATTGAGCTGTGTTCCCTGGTTTGTAGCTGAGAAGGTGATGTCATTGGGAAGAAACTGGCATCGACCCTGCCTACGCTGTGACAGATGTAAGAAAACACTGACCTCTGGTGGCCACGCTGAGGTATGCATCACGTTCACGCTACTCTTCAGTTCAACACAGTGATGTTGCCGTTTTAAAGCACTGGGTATTAGCTAGTTATGAAACCTACCAACAGCAGTTAAATGTGTTTTGGAGCTTTTCATTCagaaatagtattttttttgAAACAGTGCTAGAAAAAGTTAATTAAGTGCTATGGGACTTGTGCTATTGAGTGCTTTTTTAGTGGACAAAAAACTACAAACCAAACTTCCCTTTCAAACAATTGCTGTATTGAAAGAAGTATTCTTTCTCTTGCTCAGGTGAAATATTAGAATTCttcatattttccttttaaatggATGCCAAATCCTTCGTATGCTTTGTCACATGTCAATTCTATGTTTGGCACAGGAAGTTCTTGTGAGTCGTGTTGCTGAAATTACTAACTCACCAAATTTTCTATTGTAGCATGATGGGAGACCCTATTGCCATGTACCTTGCTATGGATACCTGTTTGGGCCAAAAGGAGTCAACATTGGAGAAGTTGGCTGCTACGTCTATGATGACGACAACAAGCAAAATGAAATCATAAGCCAGTCTTAACTGCCCACCTCCGAGGATTGTGTCATGGTATCTGATTGGCATTTTTATGCACAAATGAGTTTACCTACAGGTGAAAACTGATACTCTTGTTTCCTGAGAAATAAGCTTAGTGGCTGACACGTATAGCCCCTGCACATGAACTTAACAACGGtgctgtatatttatttttggcaaaatgtatttttatatgctTTTAAAACTGGTAGATTCTTGTAACAGACCATCTTATTTAAATGTGACCAAATTCAAACAATTTATAGCACTTAAAATTGACATGGATATTGAGATTGGGCATTAATGTGGCTTTCATATCaatgttttacaaatatatattgaaAAGGTGGGCTTTAacaataaaattataataaatatcatGAATCAATGAAGAATCTTGAAGAATCCCAATCAGTATTTGAATTATCTCAGTATATACGTAGGTGTTACTTTATTAAATAATTCCGGTTGTAAAAAATGCAGATATTCCACCTCTCAAAGCTGGTTGCCAATTCCCATTGTATGACGATGATTTAAACTTGTGATAGCTGCACTAATACTTGTTGTTTAGATATGGATGGCATTTTTTCACCTTTTAAATGGATTAGATTTTTTATTCAACTCtatttgcatgtgtctgtgcaagTGTGATCTTTCATATATACGTATTTATGCATAACCTTAATGGATCACTTTGTATTGAGCGTTGTCACTGACTGTCAAGTACAAGTATAAAGTTTTGTTCTAGTTTTCTGTGGTACTTTTTTAtcattgggcagcctgtagtgtagtggttagggtaaatgactgggacatgcaaggtcagtggttcgaatcccagtgtagccacaataagatccgcacagccgttgggcccttgagcaaggcccttaaccctgcattgctccaggggaggattgtctcttgcttagtctaatcaactgttcattgctctggataagagcgtctgccaaatgccaataatgtaatgtaatgtaacaggacATGGTTTTAAATCTCACTGGAAAGCACCTTATTATATACCCTTGCCAAATATGAATGACTCATATCAGGCTGAAGCATATACTTACATACATTTTCTTAAACACAGTAAGAAATTGTTTTtgtaggaaaataaatgaattattaatatcCTGCCATGTAGGTTTGCTACAGTTTAAACTGCAccatatttctgttttatgaatatttagGATAGTATTGAGTATTAGCAATGTGCACACaagcactcatacacatacagacctactgcacatttaatatttttaaaacaatgacaaagGAAATATCACGACAGCCTCACACGCAACATTTGCTTTTTGGATTATTGAAAACGATATTTATATGTTATGACTAagtaattaaaagaaaaaaatcaagcGCTGTAACTAATTTGTGTAAAGCTTTGAGCAATCACACCgtgaatatattattaatgttgTCACATCTGCAATTTGATTACCTGAACTAGCAATGCAACACAGTACACAAatccacagtactgtatttttgcATGGCAAGGATTCTTTCGAGCTGAAAAATATACTATGTTCTTTTCTCAATCTCATCATTCATTAGCGGTTCCATGGGAATGTCGGGTTTTTCCTGGTTCAGCTGGCTAACGAGCCCGTTCCTAGAAGAAAAGATGTGCATAATTAGCCAATGGAAAACCAGTAAACTTCCTCAATGACCTTTGACTTGATTTGTTTAATATTGACTTTTGCTGCCATGGCAACTGAAGGTAGGTATGTACCTTGCTTTAGATATCATACGCAAGCAGGTATCCCACTCTGGATTTGAACCTGCCATCTCGAGGTTTTAAGTTCACTTTTCAGCAAACGGGTAAGATAATATCTGTTTATATTACGATACAGGGCATTAACTGTATTGTAGTACTCTGGGTGTTCTAGGTGCCAACcttggtatgctagttggtaagttgatgcaCTCTTAAAGCGTCTgataaatgccatgtaatgtgtTCTTAGGTCACCTCTTTTGTTCCACATCTTCTATTGTCTCTGGTAGATGCCTGTTCATAGTTTCTGGAAGTAAGCTTGCCAACAGTCCAGAGGAAATGGCTATGATGGCCATAATAATTTGGGGGAGGGGTTGCCACACAGCATCCATTAAGACTGACAGTGGAGCAATGGACACGCCCAGCCGGGCCATGAAGGAATTGTAACCCAAGCCATTTTGTCTGTAAAGAAAGAACACAGGCCTCATACTCCATCAACCTCAAACTGCGCTAAATCAGATACTCGCAAGCCGAGCTCGCTGAAATTATTCAGTGTTAAAGTTTAATAACCACTGAATATTCTGCATTAATGGTGTAACAATGAAACTCAAGAACAGGGCTGAATAATTGCATTCTGTCAGTGACACAGTGACCAAATCATATTTCTTTCCTTGGAGAATATAATACTGTACTGGTGGGTTCATTCCAGTTAGTGACTGGCAGAATATGGCATCTCAGTTCACTAGGCCTCCCTTCCAACctgatcagacctgggtcaaatgtaatagttttgttttggaatcaaatacttgtctgtgcttgattgatcatGCCTGCTGCAgttgaaccaaccaagaggaccagaatgtgGGGTTTGCACGTGTTGAGTGTATTTCATCGGTTCTAATACATCAGAAAagtatagaaaagtatttgaatccagtgTTAATGAcctatctgacccaggtctggttggtATATTTGAGTCAGTGACTGGCAGGATGTGGCATCTCCAGTCATTAAAAAGGCCACCCTGCCAAACCGATGCACATTGTGTTAATACAGAGATCTCACCTGACGACAGTAGGGTAGAGCTCGGGTGTGTACAGGAAAGCTGTAGTGAACGAGGCTGATGAACAGCCTTTTCCAATGATCGCAATGATGGAACGACACAGTGGCACATCTGAGTAAGGTACCAGACACAACAGGGATTGTTCTCAATTTGCTTCACACaatcaaaacacaaagaaatgaCGACTCTATTGTACCGGTCAAATTGACAATATAGAACATGGAGACTGGTCTTGGAGGGCTACAGGGTATGTCGCTTTTTGTTTCCACTTTAAAATCAGCATCTAATGCAGACCCAGTAAACTGCTTTTGTTAACCAACTATCAGAGAGAGAatgctgttcctggaggtcGATACACATTTCTGGATCTCCGGTCAAATTCTGTTCATAACTAttcattaaatgcatttttatcatCTCACATTTTAGCAACACTTATTCATAAGCCCAGCCAAATGTTGATATTGTGTTCCTAAGGAACACATGATGCTGTGGTCTAACGCAGACGTGAACCAGAAATGGGGAGAGCAACATGCAGTTTGCTTTCAGTTATTCACtcatttcaaccaatcattATGTTTTGCAGAAGCTTTTGATTGGTTAGAAAATGTAGAAGAAACATGTGGCAGGACTTGTACTTTTGGACCCCTGGACTCTCCACCTGTATCCAGGACTAGGGTTGGGGGTTGCTAACATAGAGAGTTCGGTGGTTACCTTTAGGGACAAATATGTTTATAGCCAAACAGAGGCCTGCACCAAGCAGAGCCCCCAcctccacagttcttctgccgATTTTATCCAGCACGCAATAGAGGGTCAGTTTTGCTGGAATCTCTATGGTAGCATATGCAAACTGGGTTAAATAGATGTTCATCCCAAATCCTGTGATGTTGAAGCTGATGCTGTAGAATGTGAAGGCAATTCCAAACCTAAcgggaaaaaaaaggtttttggtACATTTACTCAATGTTCTGCAAATGTTATTATCTGAGTCTAGGACAATTGCTCATTTTAATCAGGTGAATGCACCTCCATTTGTAATATAGtttaagttgctctggataaaagtataATATACATGTAATGTACATTATATGAGTATTATCCAGGAACATCTGACATGTCACAACAGTTAACTGCAACAGAAAAGGATCACTCTTCTTGGATCATATTTTGCAACACTTCACAACAGATGAGCAAAGCCACATTTTTCCTTTGCATGttgcaatacatttttactgaaatatttaagtgAAATATATTTGACAAATATGATATGCATATATCTTTTCCGACAAAGGtccaatatttacaatatattgcagCATATCCCCTTGCATAATGCAACACTCATTTAAGAATAGTGAAAGGTTAGTACCAAAGGAGACCAGTCTTCATGGCTAGTCTCCTCATCTTTGGGGTCCTCACAAGATCCAAATACGTGTACGTCTTCCGTCCTTTTTCCAGCAAGACTATATTCGACAGAGTCTGTGGAGACCAACAGCTGTGCGTGAACTTcccttttgaaaatgtttggCATGCTTTTGTAATGAAACAACTTCTGGACACAGGACTAACCTCTGGCGTGAATTTTTCTGAAAAGCCCTCTCTCCTGTTAACTTTGGCACACTTCTTCAGGTAATAGTGTGCCCTGTCTGCCCTCCCATTTGCAATCAACCACCGAGCAGACTCCGGGACCCACCTACAGGGAATTTCATGGCAAAATTCATCATCAATTTGCATTAACGGCACTGTAAAATAATGGCGTTAAAAGTTACCTCCAAGACAATATGCCGATGACTAGTGGGAAGGTAACGGTAACTATCAGCCACCTCCAGTCATTCACAAGATACGCGATCAAAGCGAGCATTAGGCTGCCAAAGGTCCAGGCCAAACTGTCAACAACTCCGACCAACTTCCTGTGTTCAATGTCCGCCCACTCCAAACCTGTTCAAGCACAATATACACAGTTTTATTAACAGTAATATGTCTGTGATCTGTAGTGTTTCCTCTATTACTCAAAGCAGGTGATAGCCCCAGTCCTGTAGAAGGGACACCAACCAGGTTATGTTaatgtatctttttttattaatgtttataaTCATGATTTTAAACTTTTCCAATTTTACCCACCGTCTAATATTTGAAAAGTTTTAAAGTGTAATCATGTATACTTTTCCTCAGCCTTTCCCTGGGAAGTTTGTGGACTGAAGACAGTGGCAGACAGAAAAGgtttacactctaacagtgttTCTCTTGAAACGGCACTAAAACGAAGGAGACAGATGTAGATGTGAAAAGAAGCGTGTCACTGACTGAGGACGGTGGAAATAATGCTGATTCCAGTGATCCCGAATCCAGTGAAAAACCTCATCACTGCGAACATCAGGAAGGAGGTTGAAAACGCACTGGCCAATCCAAAGGCCAGCCCTAACACATAGGACACCATCAGCATCGTCTTCCTCCCAAATCTGCAAACACCAACGGAGAGACCATTTTAAAGATACGGATAAGGATTGTTAACTGCCTGATTGTTGTACTGCACACATACTTTATGTGCCTAGTCTGGAATGTAGCATCCAGTTCGGAAAGTGCTGACTGAGAATGGAacaaagtgaaaaatgaaacaaaaaggaaacgagtaaaactattgATTCAAAACattaacaacaaaaattgtggtTAGGACCGCAAATAAAGTGGACAAAAGACTACAAAGTAGAACTTACTTTGCCTACTGAAAGGTTACCTGTCACTGAGGCTGCCAAATACCAAAGCGCCAAACATCACTCCAACAAAGAAAATGGTGGCAGTAGCTTTATTCAGGCCTTTCTGTTCACAGACCAGATCCCACTTTactcaggagagagagagaaggagagagagattcaaTATATAAATCATACCTCAGCTACAGATAGCTAAAATAAGCGGCTGTTTTAGAAACATTAACAATCATTTAGCCTACAGTGCACAAGTGGCGTAGGCCAGTGGTTCTCCACAGGAAAGCTTCAATCACAAAAGATTGAGACATAATGTATAGTGAGGCCATTTTAATATGTATTGGacatttatacaagctgcttTAACGTGTGTAACTATGACATTACAAGTATACGCTCATTTGCATATGACTGGCTTCAGCACGGCCCATTTTGTAGCTGGAACAAATCCAAGCGCTGGGCACAGACGGCATTCAGTttgttggagctagccagccaaacagaaaaaagtttaatCTATATTAATgaaccttaaagacacagtcactaaaacagacTGTTCTTAGTAAAGCTAGAATGGACAGGTAAAATTGgatagatttttgtttttggtacttaaaaccatgCCATCATcatcttatggatatcaggacctaaaataaaacactgggaaGGTGTGTAATATGGGACAACCACTGTCCACAATATTATTTAGTATGTGTGTTCAACTCATcaattacttgtaaaagtattCAGCTTATGTCCCATATActtaattatactgtgtgcaaccactgtccataattttattaaggaatattcttaataaagtgcaatGTTGTAGAATGTggagaaaatacatttacccCTGTAGTGTTCAAATCTTCTAATTTTTCATTCTGTAATATTTCCCCGTGCATAGCACAGAACAAAACGAGAATAACAGCAATTAAAagggtctgtgtgagagagcatgtgtgtgtgtgagagagagtgtgtgtgtgtctgtgtgtgtgggagaaagaaagagtctgtgagagagagaatgtgtgtgtgtgagagtctatgagagagaaagtgtgtgtgtgtgagagagagcgtgtgt
Encoded proteins:
- the crip3 gene encoding cysteine-rich protein 3 isoform X1, which translates into the protein MTSKCPRCEKPVFFAEKVSSLGKNWHRFCLKCERCNKTLSPGGHAEHDGMPYCHKPCYGTLFGPKGVNIGGAGSYIYDTPPPTPVNKSLDSPSDGSPTTPWTPAQMTRQQPKGNWGVAPTYVKTFAGETSLCPGCGKVVYFAEKVMSLGRNWHRPCLRCDRCKKTLTSGGHAEHDGRPYCHVPCYGYLFGPKGVNIGEVGCYVYDDDNKQNEIISQS
- the crip3 gene encoding cysteine-rich protein 3 isoform X2; the protein is MTSKCPRCEKPVFFAEKVSSLGKNWHRFCLKCERCNKTLSPGGHAEHDGMPYCHKPCYGTLFGPKGVNIGGAGSYIYDTPPPTPVNKSLDSPSDGSPTTPWTPAQMTRQQPKVAPTYVKTFAGETSLCPGCGKVVYFAEKVMSLGRNWHRPCLRCDRCKKTLTSGGHAEHDGRPYCHVPCYGYLFGPKGVNIGEVGCYVYDDDNKQNEIISQS